A genomic window from Halomonas sp. LR3S48 includes:
- a CDS encoding DNA-3-methyladenine glycosylase family protein, with product MSDEIHRRCVETARELSPLLVDAIERGGPVMLEVDDSRPLAERLCRSIAGQQLSVKAARSIWARVVDAAGDAPLMEFFTEPNQDALRGCGLSGAKARALCLIAAEARAGRLEADELRMLDHAERSRHLTALWGVGQWTADMISIFYFGDPDVWPEGDVAARKTLERLTSPRRKTLRTAARFAPYRSHLALYLWRHVDAPPV from the coding sequence ATGTCTGACGAGATCCATCGGCGCTGCGTCGAAACCGCCCGTGAGCTGAGCCCGCTGCTCGTCGATGCCATCGAGCGGGGCGGGCCGGTCATGCTCGAGGTCGACGACAGCCGGCCGCTGGCCGAGCGCCTGTGCCGTTCGATAGCGGGGCAACAACTCTCGGTGAAGGCGGCGCGTTCGATCTGGGCGCGGGTCGTCGACGCCGCTGGCGATGCCCCGCTGATGGAATTCTTCACCGAGCCGAACCAGGATGCGCTGCGCGGCTGTGGCCTCTCGGGGGCCAAGGCGAGGGCACTGTGCCTGATCGCCGCAGAGGCCCGCGCCGGCCGGCTAGAGGCCGACGAACTGCGAATGCTCGACCATGCCGAGCGTTCGCGGCACCTGACCGCGCTATGGGGCGTGGGGCAGTGGACGGCGGACATGATCTCGATCTTCTATTTCGGCGATCCCGACGTCTGGCCGGAGGGCGACGTGGCCGCACGCAAGACGCTCGAGCGCCTCACCAGCCCTCGGCGCAAGACGCTGCGCACCGCGGCACGCTTCGCTCCCTACCGCTCGCACCTGGCGCTCTATCTCTGGCGCCACGTGGACGCGCCTCCTGTCTAG
- a CDS encoding OsmC family protein, producing the protein MKASVKWTDGRQFVAESGSGHSVVIDGPPDHGGRNTGPRPMEMLLMGMGACTSFDVLEILEKSRAGVTDCVASIEAERADAVPSVFTRIHVHFTVSGHNLKENQVKRAVELSAEKYCSASIMLAKGGVEVTHSYSIVDD; encoded by the coding sequence ATGAAAGCCAGCGTCAAGTGGACCGATGGTCGCCAATTCGTCGCCGAATCGGGTAGCGGCCATAGCGTGGTGATCGACGGCCCGCCCGACCATGGCGGTCGCAATACCGGACCGCGCCCGATGGAAATGCTGCTGATGGGCATGGGCGCCTGCACGTCCTTCGACGTGCTGGAGATCCTCGAGAAATCCCGCGCCGGCGTGACCGACTGCGTGGCGAGCATCGAGGCCGAGCGCGCCGACGCGGTGCCGTCCGTGTTCACCCGGATTCACGTTCACTTCACTGTCAGCGGGCACAACCTCAAGGAGAACCAGGTCAAGCGCGCCGTCGAGCTCTCCGCCGAGAAGTACTGCAGCGCCTCGATCATGCTGGCTAAGGGCGGCGTCGAGGTCACCCACTCCTACAGCATTGTCGATGATTGA
- the murU gene encoding N-acetylmuramate alpha-1-phosphate uridylyltransferase MurU, whose translation MRAMILAAGLGKRMRPLTDHCPKPLLPVAGKPLIVHHLERLAEAGIHDVVINVSYRAEQIVAALGDGSELGVSIAWSRETHPLETGGGIRQALPLLGEAPFLLVNGDVWSDFDPATLSALGDDDLAHLVLVDNPAHHPTGDFRLDAAGRVHAQGEPRLTFAGLSLIDPALVAAQSPGEFSLAPLLREAMNAGRVGGTHHRGRWVDVGTPERLAELDRALRQG comes from the coding sequence ATGAGGGCCATGATACTGGCCGCCGGCCTGGGCAAGCGCATGCGGCCATTGACCGACCACTGCCCCAAGCCGCTGCTGCCGGTGGCGGGCAAGCCCTTGATCGTGCACCACCTGGAGCGGCTGGCAGAGGCCGGCATTCACGACGTGGTGATCAACGTCAGCTACCGCGCCGAGCAGATCGTCGCGGCACTGGGCGATGGCAGTGAGCTTGGTGTCAGTATCGCCTGGAGCCGGGAAACCCACCCGCTGGAAACCGGCGGCGGCATCCGCCAGGCACTGCCGCTGCTGGGCGAGGCGCCCTTCCTGCTGGTGAACGGCGACGTCTGGAGCGATTTCGATCCGGCGACTCTGTCAGCGCTCGGGGACGACGACCTGGCTCACCTGGTGCTGGTCGACAACCCCGCGCATCATCCCACGGGAGACTTCCGTCTCGATGCCGCCGGTCGGGTACACGCCCAGGGCGAGCCGCGCCTGACCTTTGCCGGCCTCAGCCTGATCGACCCGGCCCTGGTCGCGGCCCAGTCACCGGGCGAGTTTTCCCTGGCCCCGCTGCTGCGCGAGGCGATGAACGCCGGACGCGTCGGGGGTACCCATCACCGCGGCCGCTGGGTCGACGTGGGCACGCCCGAGCGCCTGGCCGAACTGGACCGGGCATTGCGCCAAGGCTGA
- a CDS encoding aminoglycoside phosphotransferase family protein has protein sequence MTSADTSTRFDALRHWAATQHGLPEAALDLRLAAGDASFRRYFRLRLPDGRSRMLMDAPPAQEDSRPFVDIARRWRAGGLPVPALHAVDLDAGFLELDDLGDTPLQNRFAGNDHADTLAWHERAIELIHALQNRAAPDALPAYDAALLGRELDLFPEWCLERWLGLSLPPGWVELRQALIDSALAQPVVAVHRDFDAMNLMVHDERLHLIDFQDAVAGPISYDLISLLRGRYCRFPAQRFAAWVEAFRQQAIADGRLSGATGSEAFHSQVQAMAAQRGLKVLGIFCRLTLRDGRTGYLERLPHFLDHVEASLVALPEHAGFQNWLNDTFRPALERRLAEEGLREAT, from the coding sequence ATGACCTCGGCCGACACCTCGACGCGATTCGACGCCCTGCGCCACTGGGCGGCGACGCAGCATGGCCTGCCTGAAGCAGCGCTCGATCTGCGCCTGGCCGCGGGCGATGCCAGTTTTCGCCGCTACTTTCGCCTGCGCCTGCCCGACGGCCGTTCGCGCATGTTGATGGATGCCCCGCCCGCCCAGGAGGACAGCCGTCCGTTCGTCGATATTGCCCGGCGCTGGCGGGCAGGCGGCCTGCCGGTGCCGGCACTGCACGCGGTGGACCTCGATGCGGGTTTCCTCGAACTCGACGACCTGGGCGACACGCCGCTGCAGAATCGCTTCGCCGGCAACGATCACGCCGACACCCTGGCCTGGCACGAGCGGGCCATCGAGCTGATCCACGCGCTGCAGAACCGCGCCGCGCCGGATGCCCTGCCCGCCTACGATGCGGCCCTGCTCGGCCGCGAGCTGGACCTGTTCCCCGAATGGTGCCTCGAGCGCTGGCTCGGCCTTTCCTTGCCGCCCGGCTGGGTCGAACTGCGCCAGGCGCTTATCGATTCCGCCCTGGCCCAGCCAGTGGTCGCGGTGCATCGCGACTTTGATGCCATGAACCTGATGGTGCACGACGAGCGGCTCCACCTGATCGATTTCCAGGACGCCGTGGCCGGCCCCATCAGCTACGACCTGATCTCGCTGCTGCGTGGACGCTACTGCCGCTTCCCGGCACAGCGCTTCGCCGCCTGGGTCGAGGCCTTTCGTCAGCAGGCCATCGCCGATGGCCGGTTGTCCGGGGCCACCGGCAGCGAGGCCTTTCACTCACAGGTCCAGGCCATGGCCGCCCAGCGCGGACTCAAGGTGCTCGGCATCTTCTGCCGCCTGACCCTCCGCGACGGCCGCACCGGCTATCTCGAGCGCCTGCCGCACTTTCTCGACCATGTCGAGGCGAGCCTCGTCGCACTGCCCGAGCATGCCGGCTTCCAGAATTGGCTCAACGATACCTTCCGTCCTGCGCTCGAGAGACGCCTGGCCGAAGAGGGCCTGCGGGAGGCGACATGA
- a CDS encoding LPS-assembly protein LptD: MGKRHAGAALAGLITSGLMFGAPQTMALEPLPAWQLDWRPWGEDRPAEALCRGVYVMPAYRLPATDEPDQVRSESDSAYYGEDGETILGGEVILRRGDSQLESPRVSVPPERDWAYAEGPLALRDLNLLVRGEAAEVALNSDAARIDSAHFVVHDQHLRGDALQLARLEDGRYRLTSSNFTTCDPGSSLWRLATSDLVLDRESGFGTARHARLEVGQVPVFYWPWVRFPIDDRRHTGFLWPKLGLSSDSLDYAQPFYWNIAPNHDATITPRWISDRGLLLAGEYRYLFPTDAGQIEGAYLSSDGGGSGDEAGRSQRYEGEDRWYVDYMHSGRFDSRTRYDLRYGAASDGRYFDDFGSVFGDDPNNMQRLARLNYRGDVWNLDARAQGFQRLDDPLRDRKKPFYRLPSLTASARWTQPGGLYQQWRSNVTYFWRDVDRNRVPLREAAVGTRLHLSPATGWRFDETWGHLEPRVEWLYTAYDLDYGERQTERDTALQRAVPVTSVDGGLIFERELDLGGRAYRQTLEPRLNYAYVPARDQSEFPDFDSDERAFSWNQLWSPYRFSGSDRIGDLNRLSYGVSSRFLEDAAGRERFMLGVGQAVYFDDRSIDMAGDPDTLPSPAADDGERLYQATRERSPVVTRLDWRINERWRTRYEWLYDDQRSRTERNSVGVSYRDPRGHVLNLAYRWQLEGFDPSGEDEDRLGYDREEYELSFAYKANPRIDLIGRFLYDHTNSRSLDQVAGVQWNDCCYGVQLVWREWVEDNDTANTIEDDTTERGIFLRFVFKGLGGVGGDAGDYFERAVPGYRSTAF; the protein is encoded by the coding sequence ATGGGCAAGCGACATGCGGGAGCGGCATTGGCCGGCCTGATCACATCCGGCCTGATGTTTGGTGCGCCACAGACGATGGCGCTCGAGCCGTTGCCGGCATGGCAGCTCGACTGGCGCCCCTGGGGCGAAGACCGCCCTGCCGAGGCATTGTGCCGAGGCGTCTACGTGATGCCGGCTTATCGACTGCCCGCCACCGACGAGCCCGATCAGGTTCGTTCCGAATCGGACAGCGCCTACTATGGCGAGGATGGCGAGACCATTCTCGGCGGCGAGGTGATCCTGCGGCGTGGCGACAGCCAGCTCGAATCGCCGCGGGTGAGCGTGCCGCCCGAGCGGGATTGGGCCTACGCCGAGGGGCCACTCGCGCTGCGCGATCTCAACCTGCTGGTGCGTGGCGAGGCAGCCGAGGTGGCGCTCAACAGCGATGCGGCCCGTATCGATTCGGCCCACTTCGTGGTGCACGACCAGCACCTGCGCGGCGACGCGCTGCAGTTGGCGCGGCTGGAGGATGGTCGCTACCGGCTGACCTCGTCGAATTTCACCACCTGCGATCCCGGCAGTTCCCTGTGGCGGCTGGCGACGAGCGACCTAGTACTCGACCGCGAGAGTGGCTTCGGCACGGCGCGTCACGCACGCCTGGAGGTCGGACAGGTGCCGGTGTTCTACTGGCCCTGGGTGCGCTTCCCCATCGACGATCGTCGTCATACCGGCTTCCTGTGGCCAAAGCTGGGGCTCTCCAGCGACAGCCTCGATTACGCCCAGCCGTTCTACTGGAACATCGCGCCCAACCACGATGCCACCATCACGCCGCGCTGGATCAGTGACCGTGGCCTGCTGCTCGCCGGCGAATATCGCTACCTGTTTCCCACCGATGCCGGGCAGATCGAAGGCGCTTACCTCTCCAGTGACGGTGGCGGCTCCGGTGACGAGGCGGGACGCTCTCAACGCTACGAGGGCGAGGATCGCTGGTACGTCGACTACATGCACAGCGGGCGCTTCGATTCGCGCACCCGTTACGACCTGCGCTACGGGGCGGCCAGCGACGGACGTTACTTCGACGACTTCGGCAGCGTCTTTGGCGATGATCCCAACAACATGCAGCGTCTGGCCCGACTCAACTATCGCGGTGACGTCTGGAACCTCGATGCGCGCGCCCAAGGCTTCCAGCGGCTGGACGATCCGCTGCGCGACCGGAAGAAACCCTTCTACCGCCTGCCCAGCCTGACCGCCAGTGCGCGTTGGACCCAGCCCGGGGGGCTGTATCAGCAGTGGCGCTCCAACGTCACCTATTTCTGGCGTGACGTGGATCGTAACCGTGTTCCTCTGCGCGAAGCGGCCGTCGGCACTCGGTTGCATCTCTCGCCTGCCACCGGCTGGCGCTTCGATGAAACCTGGGGGCACCTCGAGCCACGCGTGGAGTGGCTCTATACCGCCTATGACTTGGACTATGGCGAGCGCCAGACCGAACGCGACACCGCCCTGCAGCGTGCGGTCCCGGTCACTTCGGTGGATGGTGGGCTGATTTTCGAGCGGGAATTGGACCTCGGGGGACGCGCCTATCGCCAGACCTTGGAGCCGCGGCTCAACTACGCCTACGTTCCCGCTCGCGACCAGAGCGAATTCCCCGATTTCGATAGTGACGAGCGGGCCTTCTCCTGGAACCAGCTGTGGTCGCCGTATCGCTTCTCCGGCTCCGATCGCATCGGCGACCTCAACCGTCTCTCCTACGGGGTCAGCAGTCGCTTCCTCGAGGACGCCGCTGGTCGCGAGCGTTTCATGCTCGGCGTGGGGCAGGCGGTCTACTTCGACGACCGCAGCATCGACATGGCGGGCGACCCTGACACACTGCCTTCGCCAGCTGCCGATGACGGAGAGCGTCTTTACCAGGCGACACGGGAGCGATCGCCGGTGGTCACGCGGCTTGACTGGCGCATCAACGAGCGCTGGCGTACACGCTATGAGTGGCTCTATGACGACCAACGCAGCCGGACCGAGAGAAATAGCGTAGGTGTTTCCTACCGCGATCCTCGGGGTCACGTGTTGAACCTTGCCTATCGTTGGCAACTCGAAGGATTCGACCCTTCGGGAGAAGACGAAGACCGCCTGGGGTACGATCGCGAGGAGTACGAGCTTTCCTTCGCCTACAAGGCCAATCCGAGAATCGACTTGATCGGTCGCTTCCTGTACGACCACACCAACAGCCGTAGCCTGGATCAGGTGGCCGGCGTGCAGTGGAACGACTGCTGCTATGGCGTGCAACTGGTGTGGCGTGAGTGGGTTGAGGACAACGACACTGCGAATACCATTGAGGACGATACCACCGAGCGCGGCATTTTCCTGCGCTTCGTCTTCAAGGGGCTTGGCGGAGTCGGCGGCGATGCCGGCGACTATTTCGAGCGCGCCGTTCCGGGCTATCGCTCCACGGCTTTCTGA
- a CDS encoding SurA N-terminal domain-containing protein — MRIPPIATLGALGLVLCLGAVPLTAMAQSQDYQPVQRQSLDRIVAVVNQQAIMQSQLEERMAQARSQLAAQGQGVPPEGMLREHVLEQIILEEIQMQMAADAGLSIDDTALNRQIREIAESNGMTLDQFADALEADGLSMSAVREEIRREMLLRELHQRQVGGRVNVSNREVERFIEQQGGNVSEDRARQMVFQRKANEALDAWLQEIRAEAFVDNRLADGS; from the coding sequence ATGCGGATACCGCCAATCGCCACCCTGGGCGCCCTGGGGCTGGTTCTGTGCCTTGGCGCCGTGCCGCTTACGGCCATGGCCCAGAGCCAGGACTACCAGCCGGTACAGCGCCAGTCCCTGGATCGTATCGTGGCCGTGGTGAACCAGCAGGCCATCATGCAGAGCCAACTCGAGGAGCGCATGGCGCAGGCCCGTAGCCAGCTTGCCGCGCAGGGGCAAGGGGTGCCGCCCGAAGGCATGCTACGTGAGCACGTACTCGAACAGATCATCCTCGAGGAGATCCAGATGCAAATGGCGGCGGATGCCGGCCTCAGCATCGACGATACTGCGCTCAACCGCCAGATCCGCGAGATCGCCGAAAGCAACGGCATGACGCTCGACCAGTTTGCCGATGCGCTGGAAGCCGACGGCCTGAGCATGTCGGCCGTTCGCGAGGAGATTCGCCGTGAGATGCTGCTGCGCGAGCTGCACCAGCGCCAAGTGGGTGGTCGGGTCAACGTCAGCAACCGCGAGGTCGAGCGCTTCATCGAGCAGCAGGGCGGCAACGTGAGCGAGGACCGGGCGCGCCAGATGGTCTTCCAGCGCAAGGCCAACGAAGCGCTCGACGCCTGGCTCCAGGAGATCCGCGCCGAGGCCTTCGTCGACAACCGGCTCGCCGACGGTAGCTGA
- the pdxA gene encoding 4-hydroxythreonine-4-phosphate dehydrogenase PdxA → MHLSAPVLAVTTGEPAGIGPELTLQLALGEPLPGRVVAVGDPALLAERAALLGLEVSLLELMPGEPVPEARPGVLPVWPVALRVASRPGELAVANASYVLETLDVAIAACLDGQADGIVTAPLHKGVILDAGHAGFRGHTEYLRDACGVDEVVMMLATDSALHAREPGWQGSPALRVALATTHLPLREVADAITGPGLERILRILRADLVRWFGVDAPRIAVCGLNPHAGEGGHLGREEIEVIEPCLERLRGEGFVLDGPLPADTLFTPRHLAGVDAVLAMYHDQGLPVLKYAGFGRAANVTLGLPIVRTSVDHGTALDLAGRGLADVGSLRVAAALAVEMARRCSTATTF, encoded by the coding sequence ATGCACCTTTCCGCTCCCGTGCTGGCCGTGACCACGGGTGAGCCTGCCGGTATCGGCCCCGAGCTCACCCTGCAGCTGGCGCTGGGTGAACCCCTGCCCGGGCGAGTCGTGGCGGTGGGCGACCCGGCGCTGCTGGCCGAGCGGGCCGCGCTGCTTGGTCTCGAGGTCAGCCTGCTCGAGCTCATGCCGGGCGAACCGGTGCCGGAAGCGCGCCCCGGCGTCCTGCCGGTGTGGCCGGTGGCGCTGCGTGTGGCGAGCCGGCCCGGGGAGCTGGCCGTGGCCAATGCCAGCTACGTGCTCGAGACCCTCGACGTGGCCATCGCCGCCTGCCTTGATGGTCAAGCCGACGGAATCGTCACCGCGCCGCTGCACAAGGGGGTGATCCTGGACGCCGGCCATGCCGGTTTCCGCGGCCACACCGAGTACCTGCGCGACGCCTGCGGCGTCGACGAAGTGGTCATGATGCTGGCGACGGACAGCGCCCTGCATGCTCGCGAGCCGGGCTGGCAGGGCAGCCCGGCGCTGCGGGTGGCCCTGGCCACCACCCACCTGCCGCTGCGTGAGGTGGCCGATGCCATCACCGGGCCCGGTCTGGAGCGCATCCTGCGCATCCTGCGCGCGGACCTGGTGCGTTGGTTCGGTGTCGATGCGCCGCGCATCGCCGTGTGCGGCCTCAATCCTCATGCCGGCGAGGGGGGGCACCTGGGTCGCGAGGAGATCGAGGTGATCGAACCTTGCCTCGAGCGCCTGCGCGGTGAAGGCTTCGTCCTTGACGGACCGCTGCCGGCCGATACCCTGTTCACGCCGCGTCATTTGGCCGGCGTCGATGCCGTGCTGGCGATGTACCATGACCAGGGCCTGCCGGTGCTCAAGTATGCCGGCTTCGGCCGGGCCGCCAACGTCACCCTGGGCCTGCCGATCGTGCGCACCTCGGTGGATCACGGCACGGCACTGGACCTGGCCGGCCGTGGCCTTGCCGATGTGGGCAGCCTGCGAGTCGCCGCGGCGCTGGCCGTCGAGATGGCAAGACGCTGCTCGACCGCGACAACTTTCTGA
- the rsmA gene encoding 16S rRNA (adenine(1518)-N(6)/adenine(1519)-N(6))-dimethyltransferase RsmA has product MASRPPVHRARKRFGQNFLRDPGIISRIVRAIAPRPGDRLVEIGPGQGALTEPLIEAAGGHLEVIELDRDLIPGLRVQFFNYPEFVVHEGDALKFDFRALRGDGEPLRVVGNLPYNISTPLIGHLLEAGDAIADMHFMLQKEVVERLAAEPGGPDWGRLSVMAQYRCRVDDLFTVPPEAFVPRPKVDSAIVRLTPFAEPPWPANDEALLFRVVRQAFGQRRKTLRNNLKGLIEGEAMAELDIDPARRPQTLSVEEFVRIANHLAATEATS; this is encoded by the coding sequence ATGGCATCGCGCCCGCCGGTTCATCGCGCTCGCAAGCGCTTCGGCCAGAATTTCCTGCGTGACCCCGGCATCATCTCGCGAATCGTACGCGCCATTGCGCCGCGCCCCGGCGACCGGCTGGTGGAAATCGGCCCCGGTCAGGGCGCCCTGACCGAGCCGTTGATCGAGGCGGCAGGTGGCCACCTCGAGGTGATCGAACTGGACCGTGACCTGATCCCGGGCCTGCGCGTGCAGTTCTTCAACTACCCGGAATTCGTCGTGCACGAGGGCGATGCACTGAAGTTCGACTTCCGCGCCCTGCGTGGCGATGGCGAGCCGCTGCGGGTGGTGGGGAACCTGCCCTACAATATCTCGACGCCGCTGATCGGTCACCTGCTCGAGGCGGGCGATGCCATTGCCGACATGCACTTCATGTTGCAGAAGGAGGTGGTAGAGCGCCTGGCGGCCGAGCCGGGCGGTCCCGACTGGGGCCGGCTCTCGGTGATGGCGCAGTACCGCTGCCGCGTTGACGACCTGTTCACGGTGCCGCCGGAAGCGTTCGTGCCGCGGCCCAAGGTCGACTCGGCCATCGTGCGGCTGACTCCCTTTGCCGAGCCGCCGTGGCCAGCCAATGACGAGGCGCTGCTGTTCCGAGTCGTACGCCAGGCCTTTGGCCAGCGGCGCAAGACCCTGCGCAACAATCTCAAGGGGCTGATCGAAGGCGAAGCCATGGCGGAGCTCGATATCGACCCCGCGCGGCGGCCCCAGACTCTCAGTGTCGAGGAGTTCGTAAGGATCGCCAATCATCTGGCCGCTACGGAGGCGACGTCATGA
- the apaG gene encoding Co2+/Mg2+ efflux protein ApaG encodes MTHAPDMPLEREVLVDVEPAFRDDESSRDESRYVFSYTVTIHNHSKRSVQLLARHWRITQGSGKVQEVRGKGVVGQQPMIGPGQTFRYTSRAILDGPVGVMEGTYTCVDTASQRPFEVAIAPFRLAGPNQVH; translated from the coding sequence ATGACCCATGCGCCGGACATGCCGCTGGAAAGGGAAGTACTGGTCGACGTGGAGCCCGCCTTCCGCGACGACGAGTCCTCGCGCGACGAGTCGCGCTACGTGTTCAGCTATACCGTGACGATTCACAACCACTCGAAGCGCAGCGTCCAGTTGCTGGCGCGACACTGGCGTATCACCCAGGGCAGCGGCAAGGTGCAGGAGGTGCGCGGCAAGGGCGTGGTGGGGCAGCAGCCGATGATCGGCCCCGGGCAGACGTTCCGCTATACCAGTCGGGCGATTCTCGACGGCCCGGTGGGTGTGATGGAAGGCACCTACACCTGTGTCGATACGGCCAGCCAGCGACCCTTCGAGGTGGCCATTGCCCCCTTCCGCCTGGCCGGCCCCAACCAGGTACACTGA
- a CDS encoding symmetrical bis(5'-nucleosyl)-tetraphosphatase, whose amino-acid sequence MSVYAIGDLQGCHAEFVELLERIDFDPAGDRLWLAGDLVNRGPESLACLREVRALGDAALTVLGNHDLHLLAVARGGARLNRKDTLDEILAAPDREALLDWLQSRPLLARENFDGQGETVMTHAGLLPDWSPEQAASLAGEVEERLGSECSGAFLERMYGNEPACWQASLDGIDRLRVIVNVLTRMRFIDADGCLDFSAKEGLDSAPAGFAPWFRYPRHDDVRLLFGHWAALEGHAEGARVRAEALDTGCVWGGSLIALNLTTGERIGVPSRQRR is encoded by the coding sequence ATGAGCGTCTATGCCATCGGGGACCTGCAGGGCTGCCACGCCGAATTCGTCGAGCTGCTGGAACGCATCGACTTCGATCCTGCAGGCGACCGCCTGTGGCTGGCCGGCGATCTGGTCAACCGCGGCCCCGAGTCGCTCGCGTGCCTACGTGAGGTGCGTGCTCTGGGCGATGCCGCGCTTACCGTCCTCGGCAACCACGACCTGCACCTGCTGGCCGTGGCTCGCGGCGGTGCGCGGCTCAATCGCAAGGATACCCTTGACGAGATCCTGGCCGCCCCCGATCGTGAAGCGCTGCTCGACTGGCTGCAGTCGCGGCCGCTGCTGGCTCGCGAGAACTTCGACGGGCAGGGCGAGACCGTGATGACCCATGCCGGGCTTCTTCCCGACTGGTCCCCGGAACAGGCGGCCAGCCTTGCCGGCGAGGTCGAGGAGCGGCTCGGCAGTGAGTGCAGCGGGGCGTTTCTCGAGCGGATGTACGGCAACGAGCCGGCCTGCTGGCAGGCGTCGCTCGACGGCATCGATCGCCTGCGCGTCATCGTCAACGTGCTGACACGGATGCGCTTCATCGATGCCGATGGCTGTCTCGACTTCAGCGCCAAGGAGGGGCTCGACAGCGCCCCGGCCGGCTTCGCCCCTTGGTTCCGCTATCCTCGCCATGACGACGTGCGCCTGCTGTTCGGTCACTGGGCGGCACTCGAGGGGCATGCCGAGGGTGCCCGGGTGCGCGCCGAGGCCCTGGATACCGGCTGCGTATGGGGCGGCAGCCTCATCGCATTGAACCTTACCACCGGCGAGCGCATCGGCGTGCCCAGTCGCCAGCGACGCTGA
- the glpE gene encoding thiosulfate sulfurtransferase GlpE, protein MPTPAFQHLTIDTLTAWIDADDPLTLVDIRDPMSFDAGRIPGSRHLDNDSASALLESAPREQPLVVVCYHGHSSQQAAAWLAGQGFAEVYSLDGGFTEWAHRLPERVELGHP, encoded by the coding sequence ATGCCGACCCCCGCGTTCCAACACCTGACGATCGATACCCTGACGGCCTGGATCGATGCCGACGACCCGCTCACCCTGGTCGATATCCGCGATCCCATGAGTTTCGACGCCGGTCGCATCCCCGGTAGTCGCCATCTCGACAACGACAGTGCCTCGGCGCTGCTCGAGTCGGCTCCACGCGAACAGCCGCTGGTGGTGGTGTGCTACCACGGCCACTCGAGCCAGCAGGCCGCGGCCTGGCTGGCGGGCCAGGGCTTCGCCGAGGTCTACAGCCTCGATGGCGGCTTTACCGAGTGGGCACATCGCCTTCCCGAGCGGGTGGAGCTTGGCCACCCATGA
- a CDS encoding polynucleotide adenylyltransferase — MSGWRDRFLDGLAVYRVGGAVRDARLGWPTVDTDWVVVGSTPEEMQRRGFRPVGRDFPVFLHPETHEEYALARTERKSGHGYTGFEVHASPDVTLEEDLARRDLTINAMAETPEGELVDPYGGQQDLQAKVLRHVSPAFVEDPLRVLRTARFLARYAGLGFVIAEETRALMRELAASGELSHLVAERVWTETEKALGEPEPTVYFRALHDCGALAVLMPELGEDGPAFGSALARLDSLPGSLPEGERPRWRWARLVEHLDEIRQEALAERLRLPRTYRDLGHQAALTRQLRRQATPDADEVKGWLDGIDAWRRSERVPPLLALLALDAPALAVTLERAWQAVSRLEAKTLVAEGFRGGELGAELARRRRAILARELGQP, encoded by the coding sequence ATGAGCGGATGGCGGGATCGCTTCCTCGACGGCCTCGCGGTCTACCGCGTGGGCGGTGCAGTGCGCGACGCTCGGCTGGGCTGGCCCACCGTCGATACCGACTGGGTCGTGGTTGGGTCGACGCCGGAGGAGATGCAGCGCCGCGGCTTCCGTCCTGTGGGGCGCGACTTCCCGGTCTTCCTGCACCCCGAGACCCATGAGGAATATGCCCTGGCCCGCACCGAACGCAAGTCCGGCCATGGCTACACCGGCTTCGAGGTTCACGCCAGCCCCGATGTGACGCTGGAGGAGGACCTGGCCCGCCGCGACCTGACCATCAACGCCATGGCCGAGACGCCCGAGGGCGAACTGGTCGACCCCTACGGCGGCCAGCAGGACCTTCAGGCCAAAGTGCTGCGCCATGTCTCGCCGGCCTTCGTCGAGGACCCGCTGCGGGTGCTGCGCACCGCGCGCTTCCTGGCACGCTACGCCGGGCTCGGCTTCGTCATCGCCGAGGAGACCCGGGCACTGATGCGAGAGCTGGCGGCAAGTGGCGAGCTTTCCCACCTGGTGGCCGAGCGGGTCTGGACCGAGACCGAGAAAGCGCTGGGCGAGCCGGAGCCGACAGTCTACTTCCGCGCATTGCATGATTGCGGAGCGCTGGCGGTACTGATGCCGGAGCTCGGCGAGGATGGTCCGGCGTTCGGCTCCGCTCTGGCAAGGCTCGATAGCCTGCCCGGCAGCCTGCCTGAAGGGGAACGCCCGCGCTGGCGCTGGGCACGGCTAGTGGAGCATCTCGATGAAATCCGGCAGGAGGCGTTGGCCGAGCGCCTGCGGCTGCCGCGAACCTATCGCGACCTGGGTCACCAGGCCGCGCTGACCCGCCAACTGCGCCGCCAGGCCACGCCCGATGCGGATGAGGTGAAAGGGTGGCTGGACGGTATCGACGCCTGGCGGCGTAGCGAGCGCGTGCCCCCCTTGCTCGCACTGCTGGCGCTGGACGCTCCGGCACTGGCCGTGACGCTTGAACGAGCCTGGCAGGCTGTGTCGCGGCTCGAGGCGAAGACACTGGTGGCAGAGGGCTTCCGCGGCGGGGAATTGGGCGCGGAGCTGGCCCGCCGTCGTCGGGCCATACTCGCTAGGGAGCTGGGGCAACCGTAG